The Nonlabens spongiae genome contains a region encoding:
- the crtD gene encoding 1-hydroxycarotenoid 3,4-desaturase CrtD, producing MKKAAVIGAGIGGLAIALRLKKQGFHVTVFEKNDYSGGKLHALELDGYRFDLGPSLFTLPHLVDELHQLFTETQIPFSHKKKKISFKYFWEDGTQFAASTDQNQFIEGASKTFLENPSTLKKYLNSSKLKYELTKGLFLEKSLHKISTYLSKDTVKALIQMPFLGINNTLNQENSVFSNPKLTQLFNRYATYNGSDPYATPGIMSMIPHLELGLGTYYPAGGMHNISQSLFKLAQEVGVEFRFRESVTKINHHKSKVTGVTTDQDTFDAEIVVSNMDIFPTYKKLLKDVPEPKKTLEQPRSSSALIFYWGVKKTFPELDLHNILFSENYPAEFEYIFDKRDLYEDPTVYINITSKETQSDAPQGCENWFVMINAPGNYGQDWDDLVTKSRNRILDKIKSCLNVDISDLIETEYVLTPPMIEANTSSYRGALYGAASNNKMAAFLRHPNFNKIKNLYHVGGSVHPGGGIPLCLLSAKITSDLIEKS from the coding sequence ATGAAAAAAGCTGCAGTCATAGGTGCCGGCATAGGTGGTTTGGCTATTGCGCTGCGGCTCAAAAAACAGGGGTTTCATGTCACGGTTTTTGAGAAAAACGACTATAGCGGCGGTAAACTGCATGCCCTAGAACTAGATGGTTACCGGTTTGACCTAGGCCCCTCGTTATTCACGCTTCCCCATCTCGTTGATGAACTCCATCAACTTTTTACTGAAACACAAATCCCATTCAGTCACAAGAAAAAGAAAATATCGTTCAAATACTTTTGGGAGGACGGAACTCAATTTGCTGCGAGTACAGATCAAAACCAATTTATCGAAGGGGCTTCTAAAACCTTTTTAGAAAATCCATCTACCTTAAAAAAGTATCTAAATAGCAGTAAGTTAAAGTATGAACTTACTAAAGGCTTATTCCTAGAAAAATCACTGCATAAAATCAGCACCTATCTATCCAAGGATACTGTAAAGGCACTCATTCAAATGCCGTTTTTGGGAATCAACAACACTTTAAATCAAGAGAATTCTGTTTTTTCCAACCCAAAACTAACTCAGCTCTTCAATCGCTATGCGACGTATAACGGGTCTGATCCCTACGCTACGCCTGGCATCATGAGCATGATTCCGCATCTCGAGCTTGGATTGGGCACGTACTATCCAGCGGGCGGCATGCACAATATTTCTCAGTCGCTGTTCAAATTGGCTCAAGAAGTGGGTGTGGAATTCCGCTTTCGCGAAAGCGTAACAAAAATAAACCACCACAAAAGTAAAGTCACCGGAGTAACGACTGATCAAGACACCTTTGATGCTGAAATAGTCGTATCCAATATGGACATTTTCCCGACCTATAAAAAGCTGTTGAAAGATGTACCTGAACCCAAAAAGACACTCGAGCAGCCCAGATCGAGCAGCGCGCTGATTTTTTACTGGGGCGTGAAGAAGACGTTTCCAGAACTGGATCTGCACAACATTTTATTCAGCGAGAACTACCCGGCAGAATTTGAGTACATTTTTGATAAACGAGATCTTTATGAAGACCCCACGGTCTATATCAATATTACGAGCAAAGAAACTCAAAGCGATGCGCCGCAAGGTTGCGAGAACTGGTTTGTTATGATCAACGCACCCGGCAATTACGGTCAGGACTGGGACGATCTCGTCACAAAAAGCCGGAACAGAATTCTCGATAAGATCAAGAGTTGCCTGAACGTCGATATCTCAGATCTTATTGAAACAGAATACGTACTCACCCCACCGATGATTGAGGCAAATACGAGCAGCTATCGCGGTGCCCTCTACGGAGCTGCGAGCAACAATAAAATGGCTGCTTTTCTAAGACACCCCAACTTTAACAAGATCAAAAACCTATATCACGTGGGAGGCTCCGTGCATCCTGGCGGCGGTATTCCTTTGTGTTTATTGAGTGCTAAAATTACGAGTGATCTAATTGAGAAATCATGA
- a CDS encoding sterol desaturase family protein yields the protein MSTLFWILIFLITFCIMEFNAWLIHKYVMHGFLWKIHEDHHHKKHDSWFEKNDLFFVFFAAISIGFKILHGVFDLWWCLPISLGILAYGIAYFVVHDIFIHQRFKWLRKANNKYAKGVRRAHKVHHKHLGKEEGENFGMLVVPFKYFK from the coding sequence ATGAGTACCCTCTTTTGGATACTGATTTTTTTAATCACATTTTGTATCATGGAATTCAATGCATGGCTTATTCACAAATATGTCATGCATGGTTTTTTATGGAAAATCCATGAAGATCACCATCATAAAAAACACGACAGCTGGTTTGAGAAAAACGATTTGTTTTTTGTGTTTTTTGCGGCAATCAGTATAGGATTCAAAATTTTACATGGCGTGTTTGATTTGTGGTGGTGCTTACCCATAAGCTTGGGAATTCTAGCTTATGGCATCGCCTATTTTGTTGTGCACGATATTTTCATACATCAGCGTTTCAAGTGGTTGCGCAAAGCAAATAACAAATATGCCAAAGGTGTGAGACGCGCCCACAAGGTTCACCATAAACACTTGGGTAAGGAAGAAGGTGAGAATTTTGGGATGCTGGTCGTACCCTTCAAGTATTTCAAGTAA
- a CDS encoding phytoene/squalene synthase family protein translates to MKSLFDDVSRQCSRTVTNKYSTSFSLASKMLGPSIQQDIHNIYGFVRFADEIVDTFHDYNKRELLDNFENELHKAVENKISLNPILNSFQETVHKYDITPDMYGAFIHSMRLDLDKSVYLTDEEYRNYIYGSADVVGLMSLKVFVKGDQQKYDDLKDDAMRLGSAFQKVNFLRDLKADLEMLERSYFPNTNLHDLNEEDKARLIAEIKDDFNAGLRGIKRLPIEAKLGVYTAYTYYRKLLTRLEKTPSREIRKRRIRVPNYEKIGLLAKGYVTYRLNLI, encoded by the coding sequence ATGAAAAGTTTATTTGACGACGTATCAAGGCAGTGTAGCCGAACGGTAACTAATAAATACAGTACCTCGTTTTCTTTGGCGAGTAAAATGCTAGGGCCTTCTATTCAGCAAGACATTCACAACATTTACGGCTTCGTGCGCTTTGCTGATGAGATTGTTGACACATTTCATGACTACAACAAACGTGAGCTGCTGGACAATTTTGAAAACGAACTGCATAAAGCTGTTGAAAATAAGATAAGCCTTAACCCTATTCTCAATTCATTCCAAGAGACTGTCCATAAATACGATATTACTCCAGATATGTATGGCGCTTTCATTCATAGCATGCGTTTGGATTTGGATAAATCTGTTTATTTGACTGATGAGGAATATCGCAATTACATTTATGGGAGTGCAGATGTAGTTGGATTGATGTCTTTGAAAGTTTTTGTCAAGGGAGACCAGCAGAAATATGATGACTTGAAAGACGATGCCATGAGACTGGGAAGTGCTTTTCAAAAAGTAAATTTTCTGAGAGATTTAAAAGCAGATCTTGAGATGCTGGAACGCAGTTATTTCCCAAATACAAATCTGCACGATCTAAACGAAGAAGATAAAGCCAGATTAATTGCTGAGATTAAGGACGATTTTAATGCGGGTCTCAGAGGCATCAAGAGATTGCCTATTGAAGCAAAACTAGGTGTCTACACAGCTTACACGTATTACAGAAAATTGTTGACTCGCTTGGAAAAAACACCCAGCCGAGAAATCAGAAAGCGCAGAATACGCGTGCCCAACTACGAGAAAATTGGTCTACTCGCAAAAGGTTATGTAACTTATCGGCTTAATTTGATATGA
- a CDS encoding phytoene desaturase family protein — translation MSHKIAVIGSGFSSLSAAAYLAKAGHEVTIYEKNSTVGGRARRLVKDGFTFDIGPSWYWMPDIFERFFADFGKKPSDYYQLDKLNPAYSVVFEDEKITIADNLPAIKETFEKVEAGSSKPLQEFMDVASENYDIAIKNLVYRPGESPLELVTLQTVKKLGAFVGNVSKDVRKKFSNPKLVSILEFPVLFLGATPSNTPSFYNFMNYADFGLGTWHPKGGMYEVILGMKKLAQELGVVIKTNSPVSKILVDKNNNAEGLIIDDQKFLYDVVLSGADYHHSETLLEEKHRQYSENYWKKKTFAPSSLIFYVGFDKKLKNIDHHNLFFDTDFEKHADEIYEHPKWPDDPLFYANFTSVTDPSTAPEGCENGFFLIPLAPGLEDTPELRNQYFDIVMSRFEERTGQNVRDHIIVKESFCVNDFIKEYNSYKGNAYGMANTLTQTAFLRPNLRSRKVNNLYFTGQLTVPGPGVPPSLISGKLVAELIEKHSPS, via the coding sequence ATGAGCCATAAAATTGCAGTTATAGGATCAGGATTTTCTTCATTGTCAGCAGCAGCTTATTTAGCCAAAGCTGGTCATGAAGTCACTATCTATGAAAAAAATAGCACCGTAGGTGGAAGAGCCAGAAGGCTGGTCAAAGACGGCTTTACCTTTGATATAGGGCCTTCGTGGTACTGGATGCCCGATATATTTGAACGTTTCTTTGCTGACTTCGGTAAAAAGCCGTCTGATTATTATCAACTGGACAAATTAAATCCAGCATACAGCGTGGTTTTTGAAGACGAGAAAATAACTATTGCTGATAATCTTCCAGCCATCAAAGAAACTTTTGAGAAAGTTGAAGCAGGAAGCTCTAAGCCTCTTCAGGAATTCATGGACGTAGCATCTGAGAACTATGACATTGCCATCAAGAATTTGGTTTATCGCCCAGGTGAATCGCCATTAGAATTGGTCACTCTTCAAACGGTTAAAAAATTAGGAGCCTTTGTCGGTAATGTCTCAAAAGACGTAAGGAAAAAATTCAGTAACCCAAAATTAGTTTCCATCCTAGAGTTTCCAGTTCTCTTTTTAGGTGCAACTCCATCTAACACACCTAGTTTCTACAACTTTATGAATTACGCAGATTTTGGATTAGGAACTTGGCATCCCAAAGGTGGTATGTATGAAGTCATATTGGGAATGAAAAAGTTAGCTCAAGAACTGGGCGTAGTCATTAAAACCAATAGTCCTGTTTCAAAAATTCTCGTAGATAAAAACAATAATGCAGAAGGACTGATAATCGATGATCAAAAGTTCCTTTATGATGTAGTTTTATCAGGTGCTGACTATCACCATTCAGAAACTTTGCTTGAAGAGAAACACAGACAATACTCTGAGAATTACTGGAAAAAGAAAACCTTCGCTCCCAGCTCTTTGATATTCTATGTAGGTTTTGATAAAAAATTGAAGAACATAGATCACCACAATCTGTTTTTTGACACCGACTTTGAAAAACATGCTGATGAAATCTACGAGCACCCTAAATGGCCAGACGATCCTTTGTTCTACGCCAACTTCACATCAGTAACTGATCCTAGCACGGCGCCTGAAGGCTGTGAAAATGGATTTTTCCTCATACCACTAGCTCCAGGTTTAGAAGACACGCCAGAATTAAGGAACCAATATTTTGATATTGTAATGAGCCGTTTTGAAGAAAGAACAGGTCAAAATGTAAGAGATCACATTATCGTGAAAGAATCTTTTTGTGTAAACGACTTTATCAAAGAATATAATAGTTATAAAGGAAACGCCTACGGAATGGCAAACACTCTGACACAGACCGCATTTCTTAGACCAAATTTAAGAAGTCGCAAAGTAAATAACCTTTACTTTACGGGACAACTTACTGTTCCGGGTCCAGGAGTGCCGCCGTCGCTCATTTCAGGTAAACTAGTAGCAGAATTAATAGAGAAACATTCCCCATCATGA
- a CDS encoding MerR family transcriptional regulator — protein MVKSRFSIKDLENLSGVKSHTIRIWEKRYNLLTPDRTDTNIRTYNLHSLRKILNVSFLKNNGMRISSIAKLNAEEIEEQVRTIAESENINDHYIQKLKLAMINFDQVLFQKIYKSVYDREGFNGVFYQLFIPFLEELGLLWQSKTINIAHEHFISHLIKQKMLVELEKLQYQSYDQNDRAYILFLPDNEMHDLGLLFLNYQLLSHNKRTIYLGESMLIDALKHFKNKEVDPVYLTYMTVNPMESKIPSFLRKFHKKIQKNNDAELWVFGYLSKKIKEDDLHTNQRVFTNIHDVIKQLPQLVSA, from the coding sequence GTGGTTAAGAGTCGGTTTAGTATCAAGGATCTTGAAAATTTAAGTGGAGTCAAGTCCCACACTATTCGTATTTGGGAGAAAAGATATAACCTTTTAACACCAGATCGTACCGATACAAACATACGTACCTACAACCTGCACTCGCTTCGCAAAATTTTGAATGTAAGCTTTTTGAAAAATAACGGCATGCGTATATCTAGCATAGCCAAATTAAATGCTGAGGAAATAGAAGAACAAGTACGAACAATCGCTGAATCAGAAAACATTAATGACCACTACATTCAAAAACTGAAACTGGCGATGATCAATTTTGATCAAGTTCTTTTTCAAAAGATTTACAAATCAGTTTATGATAGGGAAGGTTTTAATGGCGTATTCTATCAACTCTTTATACCGTTTCTAGAAGAATTAGGTCTTCTATGGCAATCCAAAACGATAAATATTGCTCATGAACATTTCATCAGTCACCTGATCAAACAAAAGATGCTAGTAGAGTTAGAAAAACTACAATATCAAAGTTATGATCAGAATGATAGAGCCTACATCCTTTTTCTCCCGGACAATGAAATGCATGATCTAGGGCTGTTGTTTTTGAATTATCAATTATTAAGTCACAATAAGCGTACTATTTACTTAGGTGAGAGTATGTTGATTGACGCTTTAAAGCACTTTAAAAACAAGGAAGTAGACCCAGTTTATCTTACCTATATGACGGTTAATCCCATGGAGTCTAAAATCCCGAGCTTTCTAAGAAAATTCCACAAGAAGATTCAAAAAAATAATGATGCTGAATTATGGGTATTTGGTTACTTATCCAAAAAAATCAAAGAAGATGATCTTCACACGAATCAACGGGTGTTCACAAACATTCATGATGTAATCAAGCAACTTCCTCAACTCGTGAGCGCATGA
- a CDS encoding metallophosphoesterase: protein MSDIHYEQPANRAYLKNNPLRPIADTLLIAGDLMPLNCMKRFSDFLDYLSSNWKSVIWIPGNHEFYSSDLSVYLNPILEKIRNNIHLCHRSVIKVGGLNILGCTLWSYIDKAHQFPIKRYLQDFSKIHWKNRKLDIDDYNIMHELDLKFLEKNRLDDSSIVITHHVPTLQNYPEKYKGSILNQAFASENNLLIKDSQVPYWIYGHHHANTDPFKINNTTVVTNQLGYVLNDEHLGFNASCTFTL from the coding sequence TTGTCCGATATACATTACGAACAACCAGCAAATCGCGCTTATCTTAAGAACAATCCTTTAAGACCTATTGCAGACACTCTACTTATTGCTGGTGATCTCATGCCACTAAACTGTATGAAGAGATTCTCAGATTTCTTGGATTATCTTTCATCAAACTGGAAATCTGTTATTTGGATACCTGGAAATCATGAATTTTACAGTTCTGATCTATCTGTTTATTTAAATCCAATTTTAGAGAAGATTAGAAATAATATACACTTATGTCATCGTTCAGTAATTAAAGTTGGCGGTTTAAATATTCTTGGATGCACGCTGTGGAGCTATATTGATAAAGCTCACCAATTTCCAATAAAGAGATATTTGCAGGATTTTAGCAAGATCCACTGGAAGAATCGCAAGCTAGATATTGATGACTATAACATAATGCATGAATTAGACCTCAAATTCCTTGAAAAGAATCGGCTAGATGATTCTTCCATTGTAATTACTCACCATGTTCCTACCCTACAGAATTATCCTGAAAAATATAAGGGCAGCATTTTAAATCAAGCGTTTGCCAGTGAGAATAACTTGTTAATTAAAGATTCTCAAGTGCCATATTGGATCTACGGACATCATCACGCTAATACAGATCCATTTAAAATTAACAACACAACTGTAGTAACTAATCAATTAGGATACGTTCTTAATGATGAACATTTAGGATTTAATGCTTCCTGCACCTTCACTCTATAA
- a CDS encoding shikimate kinase, protein MSNLVVLVGYMGSGKSSVGRKLAVKMDLPFIDLDDLIEQVEGKSISEIFEKQGVLHFRKLEREVLENTLRENLNAVIAVGGGTPCYYNNMDMINEHGLSIYLRANVPQLSRRLFPERMQRPIIESQQSLESLQEFIGKHLFERSPFYERAHETLDVGLIDLDEVVQHCEHIINQRKTAE, encoded by the coding sequence ATGAGTAATTTAGTAGTGTTAGTGGGCTATATGGGAAGTGGTAAATCCTCTGTCGGTAGAAAATTGGCTGTGAAAATGGACTTACCATTTATAGATCTGGATGACTTGATCGAGCAAGTCGAGGGAAAATCCATATCAGAAATCTTTGAAAAACAAGGGGTTCTTCACTTTCGAAAACTAGAACGAGAAGTTTTAGAAAATACTTTACGCGAAAATCTAAACGCTGTTATCGCTGTAGGAGGTGGTACTCCATGTTACTATAATAATATGGATATGATTAACGAGCATGGGTTATCTATTTATTTGAGAGCAAACGTGCCTCAACTATCAAGAAGGCTTTTCCCAGAACGTATGCAGAGACCAATTATAGAGAGTCAGCAAAGTTTAGAATCGTTGCAAGAATTTATCGGTAAACATCTTTTTGAACGCAGTCCATTTTATGAGCGTGCGCACGAGACCCTGGATGTTGGTTTGATTGATTTAGATGAAGTGGTGCAACACTGCGAGCACATCATCAATCAGCGCAAAACGGCAGAGTAA
- a CDS encoding phosphoribosyltransferase family protein has translation MASNILTHQDIENKSRRIAYQIAEVFSDQDQLFLAGISGQGYKFAEILSTFLKSISDLDVRLVKIELDKNNPLSAAKTDFSLEDARDGNLVLCDDVLNSGTTLIYAVQHFLQIPLRAFKTAVLVNRNHKKYPVKADFKGISLSTTMQEHIEVNLRTEPYSAVLR, from the coding sequence ATGGCTTCAAACATACTCACCCACCAAGACATTGAAAATAAAAGCAGACGTATTGCCTATCAAATCGCAGAAGTGTTTTCTGACCAAGATCAATTATTTCTCGCAGGGATAAGTGGTCAGGGATACAAGTTTGCTGAAATTTTAAGCACCTTTTTGAAATCTATATCAGATCTCGATGTAAGACTGGTAAAAATAGAACTTGACAAAAACAATCCATTGAGTGCCGCAAAAACCGACTTTAGTCTAGAAGATGCTCGGGACGGGAATCTAGTTCTTTGCGACGATGTTTTGAACAGTGGAACTACCTTAATCTACGCAGTACAGCATTTCTTACAAATACCTTTGAGAGCTTTTAAAACAGCTGTGCTAGTAAACCGTAATCATAAAAAATATCCTGTAAAAGCTGATTTTAAAGGTATCTCGTTAAGCACAACCATGCAAGAACACATTGAGGTAAACTTAAGGACAGAGCCTTACTCTGCCGTTTTGCGCTGA
- a CDS encoding methyltransferase domain-containing protein, protein MILDKHYWTQRYQQDDTPWQLSHASAPLKHVISQIEDKNCSILIPGAGNSRDASYLLQQGFTNVHILDFAEPALESLQQQIESDEITLHLEDFFDHEGSYDFILEQTFFCALESRFRESYPKKCHDLLKSDGAIKGVLFQFESDRTEPPYGGNAEEYRRLFSPFFEIKSMENCEISEPDRRGRELLIHFLKK, encoded by the coding sequence ATGATCTTAGATAAGCATTACTGGACACAACGCTATCAGCAGGACGATACTCCCTGGCAGCTATCCCATGCCTCAGCACCTTTGAAACACGTAATAAGTCAAATTGAAGATAAGAACTGCTCTATTTTAATACCAGGAGCTGGCAATTCCAGAGATGCCAGCTATCTACTACAGCAAGGATTTACTAATGTCCATATTTTGGATTTTGCTGAACCGGCACTTGAGAGCCTCCAGCAACAAATAGAATCAGACGAGATTACTCTTCACTTAGAAGATTTTTTTGATCACGAGGGATCTTATGACTTTATATTAGAGCAGACCTTTTTTTGTGCTTTGGAATCTCGCTTTCGCGAAAGCTATCCTAAAAAATGCCACGACCTCCTCAAATCAGACGGTGCAATTAAAGGTGTACTTTTCCAGTTTGAAAGCGACCGCACAGAACCACCTTATGGAGGAAACGCAGAAGAATACAGACGACTTTTCAGTCCGTTTTTTGAAATAAAATCAATGGAAAACTGTGAAATCTCTGAGCCAGATCGACGAGGCAGGGAATTACTCATTCATTTTCTAAAGAAATAA
- a CDS encoding RNA-binding S4 domain-containing protein: MRVDKYLWSIRYFKSRSKATTAVKKGRVKVNSDVVKPSREVYATDIVEVRKDQIDYKIEVLDLPPNRVGAKLVNLYMLDRTPKERLEVKKMIALNQDYYRRKGEGRPTKKDRRELDDLLSQEEE; this comes from the coding sequence ATGCGCGTAGATAAATATTTGTGGTCCATCAGATATTTTAAATCAAGAAGCAAAGCCACCACAGCTGTAAAAAAAGGCAGGGTGAAAGTAAATAGTGATGTGGTGAAACCCTCTCGGGAGGTGTACGCGACAGATATCGTAGAGGTGCGTAAAGATCAAATTGATTATAAAATCGAAGTACTAGACCTTCCTCCTAATCGTGTAGGAGCAAAACTTGTGAACCTCTATATGTTGGACCGCACGCCTAAAGAACGTCTCGAAGTCAAAAAAATGATCGCGCTCAATCAAGATTACTACCGTAGAAAAGGAGAAGGCCGTCCCACAAAAAAAGACCGTCGTGAACTGGATGATCTTTTATCACAAGAGGAAGAATAA
- a CDS encoding FKBP-type peptidyl-prolyl cis-trans isomerase, translating into MKYLLYTILAGLLLSSCESDDDSNTIPVRDRQEVFDENIIDLETYLSTHFYNYEDFDPANPSDFEIVIDTLAGANADKIALIDRPELERLSITRDEVDYEYFVLKVREGEGALRPTYADSTLISYRGFNLQNEVFDEAQNPLWLDLPNTIAGFSLGLTEFKESTDRVQNPDGTFTFENSGMGVIFMPSGLAYFNNPPNNTIGQYNPIAFSIKLRTVEITDHDGDGILSIYEDLNNDRNLRSGDADDTDGDGISNFLDADDDGDGISTREEISDEDGNLLILNGDPSTAPDSDNDGIPDYLDNRTEASS; encoded by the coding sequence ATGAAATATTTACTGTATACAATATTAGCTGGTTTACTCTTAAGTTCTTGTGAGAGTGATGATGATTCAAACACGATACCTGTTAGAGATAGGCAGGAAGTCTTTGATGAAAATATCATTGACCTTGAAACCTATCTAAGCACACACTTCTATAATTATGAGGATTTTGATCCAGCAAACCCCAGTGATTTTGAGATCGTCATCGATACCCTGGCAGGAGCAAACGCTGATAAGATTGCACTGATAGATCGTCCAGAATTAGAGCGATTGAGTATAACTAGAGACGAGGTAGATTATGAGTACTTTGTCTTGAAAGTGAGAGAAGGTGAAGGGGCATTGAGACCCACTTATGCTGATAGCACCCTGATTTCTTATCGTGGTTTCAATTTACAGAATGAAGTGTTTGATGAGGCTCAAAATCCCCTTTGGTTGGATTTACCTAACACGATAGCAGGTTTCTCCCTCGGACTAACTGAGTTTAAGGAATCAACTGATCGTGTGCAGAATCCAGATGGGACTTTCACTTTTGAAAATTCAGGTATGGGTGTCATCTTTATGCCTTCTGGCCTAGCTTACTTTAATAATCCACCTAACAATACTATAGGTCAATATAATCCTATCGCATTCTCTATCAAATTGAGAACAGTAGAAATTACTGATCACGATGGTGATGGTATCCTATCGATCTATGAGGACCTGAACAATGATAGAAATTTAAGGTCTGGCGATGCTGACGATACAGATGGAGACGGTATTTCAAATTTCCTAGATGCAGATGATGATGGAGATGGTATTTCTACGAGAGAAGAAATTTCTGATGAAGATGGAAATCTTCTTATTTTGAATGGAGATCCTTCAACTGCACCAGATTCAGATAATGATGGGATTCCTGATTATTTGGATAATCGTACTGAAGCTTCTTCATAA